The genomic stretch GTAAATATCGATTAACAAGATGGAATATTATTTTTTTTGCCTAAAGATAGGGGGGGCGCTCGGTGAGCAATTGTTAGATATAAAAAAAACATATGCTTACTTagcaaatggttgtttaagctCCTGAACGAAGATGGGGTATGCCAGGAGATACTGCATAATAAATATCTTCGTAACAACTCCCCTTTCTATAAAGGACTAACGGAGGTTAAAGATGAGTTTTTCTCGCGGGGTTCTTTTAATGTCGGCGATGGCCAGAAAACTCATTTCTAGGAAGAAACTTTATTTGGAGATCAGCCATATCCTTCTCTATATAACATTGCCCGCCGGAAAAAGATTTTGGTGGATGGTGTTTTAACTGGTAATCCTCTAAATATCAAATTTAGAAGAGTGTTATCACACAATATATGGGAGGCTTGGCTGCATCTTATAAGACGTCTCTTTTTATTAACTTGACTGAACAATCAACCGCGTTTGTGTGGAAACTAACTAATGCTGGGGCGTTTTCTGTCAAATCGATGTAtgcggatatgatgaacgggcataCAGTTCTCCTAcgcaaatatgtttggaaaataaaagtatcattaaagattaaaattttcatgtggttcttatatagaaaagtgattcttattaaagACAACCTCTCTAGAAGAAATTGGAACGGTTGTAAAAAATGTGCTTTCTGTGATGCTGGCGAATCAATCAACTCTCTATTTTTTAATTGTCTCTTCACTAGATTAATTTGGAGAACTATTCAAGACACTTTTAGTGTCCCCCACGTAacaaatatgtttgaaaattgGCTTAACGGGGTTGATAAAAAATCCAAAGAGTATATTGGAATAGGGATTAGTGCTTTGATGTGGGCTATATGGAATTGTCGTCATGATATTGTTTTTACCAAAAGTACGAACGCTCGGGTTATTCGTATGGTTACGCACTAGATCCACGAGTGGTCCTACCTTGTATCGAACTACGACCTAGGTGGCTGGTGGCTTGCTAGGACGATTCAAAATGTATAATCACCATACTTTTATTTTATTCagctggttgacttttgtactctgCATACCGAAATTGGATAATAAATAGCtgcgtgcatcaattgatgcagagaccAGAGCTATGGTCCCATTTTGAAAGGAAAAAATCTATACCTAGAtgacacctatttttagatggaGGAAATACAAATCTCTCTCATAAATCGGGTCGTATTAATAAGCACCGTGTGTTGAGTGCAATGCCCTGGTGTATAATTGCAGAATGTGTAATCTTCACCATGAACTTACATGATGTGCAAGCTCAATCGTGCATGTACTTAACGAAAATTAATGCAAGTCAGCAACAGTAACACGCTCTCCATGTTCCACGGAAGGATCTGGACCACTTTTAACAGTCAAACAAAGAAAATTTCtgacaagtttcatgaaaaatatTTCTGCAGCACTTCAAATCGGGATGACAAAGAGGCAAATTTCTTTTTTAGACACAGTATAACGCAGATGCTCACAAACACACACGTACAAtcatccctatgaacgcacacacactAGCGCCTCGGTGTTGACGGGTACAATCACCCCTATGAGCACATCCGAGGGACTGAACCggtatatcttgaggttgacgaagtcgccACACTAGCGCCTCGGTGTTGACGGGTACTTAATTCACCTGCCACCAAAATCATAGCACCGGTTAAATCTtagaataaatccaggtaaatgaaaacacccatgtcaagtctaggacttgaatcTGGGTGGACTGGTTCTACCATAAggaacctaaccaccagagctatTTGTAACAAAGAGGCAAATTTCAGCATGACCAAAGACATAAGATCGTGAATTATAGAAAGGAGAGAGTATTAACTAAAACATGACACATTGTGTCCTACTCCCTACATCCCATAAAACATATCTTAACTAGCCTGTCGCACAAAAACTTACTTATACCATGCGAACTCTGTGATTCTTATTTTAGTTAGATTTTGGAAAAATTATGCATATGATAAACATAATATTCCATCCATCCCTTGAAACTTGTCTTAACTAGAAGAAGAGTTAACTGCTTGAGTACACACTTCAACATGACATGTGCCAGTTATGTACTACGCACATGCTAGTCAACCGTCAACAAAAAGTTTGGTCAAAGTGGGTAGGTGCCACTAAAGCAAGCTTTGTCCCTGAGAGTTGAGTACTAACTGGGAGCAATTTTTTGGTGCATATGtttcctttattttaaaatacatCTTTGATACATTtagaaatatttaaaaaaattaaataaaaaattcatatgtccatcttcacatgctacgtgTGCACAAAGTTCTGAAAAAAGATAGTATAACTATTTTTATTATCTGATGGAAGATTTCTGAGATTGTTGTCAACTTGGTGAACCTTTTCTTACTTGTTTCATCAGTCAAGCTTCCTTGCTGCTCAAGAAAATGTGACTTCAACCAGATTTTTTTTAACGTCATCAGAGTTGAATTATGGACAGACTGTTCTTGCGAATTTGTGTTGAGGTGGACCGTGCAATTTCATGTTTTTTTTACTAATGTCATGGGTTTCCATTATTGAAAATGaattataatataaataaatTTTCAAAAACCTAGATCagagctaaaaaagaaaaaaaaaattaattttgatTCACCAGAGCAGCAGCGTACAAACATTCTCCCAGCGGTTGCAAAGAAGACGGTACAACTATTTTTCTGATCTCGTGAAAGATTGGACAGCTTATTGTCAACCTAGTGAACTTCTCTTTCTTTTCGTTCATGACTTGTTTCAACAGTCAAGCTTCCTTCCGGCTCAAAGAACGGGGACTTTATCCATAATTACAGAAGTTTTTGAAATCATCGTTGAAGTGGAGTTATGGATAACATTTCTTTGTTCATGGGGATCAGAGTTGAGGTGGGTCGAACAGTGtcgtggtttttctttttttttacattCATGTCTTGGTTTTCAACAATGAAAATCGGTCTGTATGGCAAATCAAAAGGAAAACATGGAGCCATACACAGGTGCAGGCCGGCGCCGGTTCTACACAGCACAAACCGGAGACTACTGCTCGCTCGCCGACCGTCGTCTTGGTTGTTGCCATCACTGCTCTGCCTTCTTTCCCAGACCAAAGTCCACCGGCATGAACTCGGTAACCTTCCTCGCCGCCGGCCTGACCTTGAGCTCCTCCCACCACGCCTTCACGTGCGGGAGCTCCTCCACCAGCGCCTTGTACTCGGTCTCCAtgaagtagcgcagcatcgggaaGTGGCTGAGGTCGGCGAGGCTCACCGATTCCCCGGCGAGGTACCTCGACTTCGATAGCCGCGCCTCGTACACCTCCAGCACCTTCTTCAGCTTGGGGACGTTCTCGTCGATGACGGCCTGGTCGCGCGCGCCGCCGAGGAGCGGGGCGAGGATGCACTGCACCATGATGGCGGCCGTCGGGGCGTGGTGCTgatgcgcctccacctccagccacacgtccaccatcgccgccgcctccggcgaGCCGTCCCCGACCAGCAGCTCCGGCTTGTGCTTGCGCAGCACGTGCCTCGCGATCGCGCGCGACTCTGCAGTGCGGGGAGATTCAGGTCGCGATTAGTACGAGTTTTCCTTCAGAATTGGTGTCAGATAAGGAAGAACGGAGAATGGCGGGAGGGAATCGAAATATTACGAACCGAAGAGTGTGAGGTCGCCGTCCTCGAGGACGGGCACCTGGGCGAACGGGTTCCTGGCGAGGAAGTCCGGctggaggtggtcgccggccTGGCGGCTCATGGGGACGAGCTCGTACTCGACGCCGGCCTCCTCCAGGCACAGCAGCGCGCGGGCAACGAACGGCGACATCGCCCACCCGTACACCTTCACGGCCGCCGGCGCCATTCTCTCGATCGGCTAGCTTGCTTCCCGGAGATTGATCGGTGAGTTTGTTCGAGGCGGTTCTTGTTTGTGGCTTCGACTACTACTGACAACTCCGCTAGCTCAGAATTAATAGTGGTGCGTTGGTTGTGAGCGCGGCGTCACTGCTTGCGTCGGGTGTGCGCGGTGTCCCGATCCATCGTCCATTGCATTgcgttctggtcttctggcttacACCAACCTGTCGAAAAATAGTTATTCTTTTGCCAGCATGGGCCGGCGAGGTGTCTCGAGATCAGTTCGTCGTTGTGCTGACAAAATTTATTTTCTTCTTCTGCAAGTCATCGAGGTGCGATCTGAATCATGCTTTTGACACCCGTTATAGCCAAAGGCCTTCACACACTGTGAATGCggctcttgttcaaaaaaaaaaaaaaaaaacactgtgAATGCGGCTTGAATCAGACTTTCTGTCATCCTGTGTGCTCACCAGTCAcacgtctaagagcatctccactcgtctccccgactaggTCCCGAGCGCTGTTTTTCCAATCCGGATGACGTTAtttggcccagtcgcgcccccggttcctcgatttcgtccggatttgggcctaaattcatccggcgatcccacgccatccccggccccccggggagcggtcggggactccggacgaaacgaaagcgcgcgaaacgtcgaggaaacttcccgcgcgtctggtggccccaacttgtcggcgagagacaccgatcgtcgtccttatcgca from Lolium rigidum isolate FL_2022 chromosome 4, APGP_CSIRO_Lrig_0.1, whole genome shotgun sequence encodes the following:
- the LOC124646442 gene encoding glutathione S-transferase 4-like, encoding MAPAAVKVYGWAMSPFVARALLCLEEAGVEYELVPMSRQAGDHLQPDFLARNPFAQVPVLEDGDLTLFESRAIARHVLRKHKPELLVGDGSPEAAAMVDVWLEVEAHQHHAPTAAIMVQCILAPLLGGARDQAVIDENVPKLKKVLEVYEARLSKSRYLAGESVSLADLSHFPMLRYFMETEYKALVEELPHVKAWWEELKVRPAARKVTEFMPVDFGLGKKAEQ